In Streptomyces sp. NBC_01717, one DNA window encodes the following:
- a CDS encoding class I SAM-dependent methyltransferase gives MIDYYSTSAEFYELVATRHTASSGPPLTRVLAGLDVSHGPVLEIGAGTGRVTEVIASALPEAEILAAEPSATMRAVLTSRVARDPDLRRRVTVVDGAAQDLVLPERLSAVVIFGVAGHLTVPVRVALWKRLAARLPDGAPIVVELMGVSSPRVIPPVMSLRETIGRQTYEWWIGGEPTEGDAMRFTTTWKVLRDGRTVREVADSYDWHTFDVARLAREAGMTSRRITEAGGRPIPEIGVLVK, from the coding sequence GTGATCGACTACTACTCGACCTCGGCCGAGTTCTACGAGCTGGTCGCCACCCGGCACACCGCCAGCAGCGGTCCGCCGCTGACCCGCGTCCTCGCGGGACTGGACGTGTCGCACGGCCCCGTCCTGGAGATCGGCGCGGGCACCGGACGCGTGACCGAGGTCATCGCCTCCGCGCTGCCCGAGGCGGAGATCCTCGCGGCCGAGCCGTCGGCCACCATGCGGGCCGTGCTCACCTCCCGGGTCGCCCGCGACCCGGACCTGCGGCGCCGGGTGACGGTGGTCGACGGCGCCGCCCAGGACCTCGTCCTTCCCGAACGGCTCTCCGCAGTCGTCATCTTCGGCGTGGCCGGTCATCTCACCGTCCCCGTACGCGTGGCGCTCTGGAAGCGGCTAGCGGCCCGCCTGCCGGACGGGGCGCCCATCGTCGTGGAACTGATGGGGGTCTCCTCACCCCGCGTCATCCCCCCGGTGATGTCCCTCAGGGAGACCATCGGACGCCAGACGTACGAGTGGTGGATCGGCGGCGAACCCACCGAGGGCGACGCCATGCGGTTCACCACGACCTGGAAGGTGCTGCGCGACGGCCGCACGGTGCGCGAGGTCGCCGACAGCTACGACTGGCACACCTTCGACGTCGCCCGGCTGGCCCGCGAGGCAGGCATGACCAGCCGCCGCATCACCGAGGCGGGCGGCAGGCCCATCCCCGAAATCGGAGTACTCGTCAAGTGA
- a CDS encoding saccharopine dehydrogenase NADP-binding domain-containing protein gives MTGNTTAGNKPLIGVLGASGAVGRAAVRELRALGHTGLRLGGRTAAALCAVADEDPTGHDESVWADATAPNGLRAFTEGCDIVLNCVGPTYLLRATVASAALAAGAHCVDVAGDDPAAEDLLKDGDPARDGRTVVLSAGALPGLSSLLPRWLAGQGLDSVSALTAHCGGLETCSPTVARDLMLSLTSGGADGAAYGEALAAVRGGRRVPRALRTAEDTERDGFPGRVAVQPYLSGESERLAGVLGLDRLDWYNVHPGPAVRALLNLLPGSLAAGDDPAELADRLILAADLDLAGRKPYYVMDFALSGTASGQPATTGLTLRAASSYRLTATVGALAVDAVLRAEVPVGVHFACDVLDPDTVVRHVRSQGVADLRLTGAAAGAEPVEEGAL, from the coding sequence ATGACCGGGAACACGACGGCTGGGAACAAGCCTCTGATCGGGGTCCTGGGGGCCTCCGGGGCGGTCGGCCGGGCCGCCGTACGCGAACTGCGCGCGCTCGGCCACACCGGACTCCGCCTGGGAGGCCGGACCGCGGCGGCCCTGTGCGCGGTCGCCGATGAGGACCCCACCGGCCATGACGAGAGCGTCTGGGCGGATGCCACCGCACCGAACGGCCTGCGCGCCTTCACCGAGGGCTGCGACATCGTCCTCAACTGCGTAGGCCCCACCTACCTGCTCCGCGCCACGGTGGCCTCGGCGGCACTCGCCGCCGGAGCGCACTGCGTCGACGTGGCCGGGGATGACCCGGCCGCCGAGGACCTCCTCAAGGACGGCGATCCGGCCCGCGACGGCCGCACGGTCGTCCTGTCGGCGGGCGCCCTGCCCGGCCTGTCCAGCCTCCTGCCCCGCTGGCTGGCCGGGCAGGGCCTGGACAGTGTCTCCGCGCTGACCGCACACTGCGGCGGCCTGGAGACCTGTTCGCCGACGGTGGCACGCGACCTCATGCTCTCCCTCACCTCCGGTGGGGCGGACGGCGCGGCCTACGGCGAGGCTCTCGCGGCCGTCCGCGGCGGCCGGCGCGTCCCGCGCGCCCTGCGCACCGCCGAGGACACCGAACGCGACGGTTTCCCCGGCCGGGTGGCCGTGCAGCCCTATCTCAGCGGTGAGAGCGAACGCCTCGCCGGCGTCCTGGGCCTCGACCGGCTCGACTGGTACAACGTCCACCCCGGTCCCGCCGTACGCGCGCTGCTCAATCTCCTGCCGGGAAGCCTCGCCGCCGGAGACGATCCGGCAGAGCTTGCGGACCGCCTGATCCTCGCCGCCGACCTCGACCTAGCCGGACGCAAGCCGTACTACGTCATGGACTTCGCGCTGTCGGGCACCGCTTCCGGACAGCCGGCGACGACGGGACTGACGCTGCGCGCGGCCAGCAGCTACCGGCTCACCGCGACCGTGGGCGCGCTGGCGGTGGACGCCGTGCTCCGGGCCGAGGTCCCGGTCGGCGTGCACTTCGCCTGCGACGTGCTGGACCCCGACACAGTGGTGCGGCACGTGCGGTCCCAGGGGGTCGCGGACCTCCGGCTCACCGGAGCGGCGGCCGGCGCCGAGCCGGTGGAAGAGGGTGCGCTGTGA
- a CDS encoding Gfo/Idh/MocA family oxidoreductase: MSTPTPFRVLVCGTNFGRFYAEAARRRPEYALAGILSRGSAASRAYARSLGVPYYTDPDDLPADIDAACVAVSSSISGGQGTELAKALMDRGIHVLQEHPVHLAELTDNLKHARRRGVQYRLNTHYPHVAPVRGFIEAARGLVAQQRPLFVDAATPVHLMHPLVDILGQAMGTLRPWRFADPAPLPAEIGPQPFRSLHGVFAGVPLTLRVHHQLDPSDRDNHALHWHRISLGTEGGVLTLADTHGPVLWSSRLHIGRDADRRFVLDGPGTGGLGLGTTAVVGNTGTFRTVFSDLWPEAIGSALDGLREAVEQGGDALRSGQYELAVCRIWADLAARLGPPEIVRPVTPRPLAVSDVFPVPEQTRTGTNRARADRTPAGARPGTGHPGSDARPGGRPGPVRCRTGTASAMPGLVDTAREPAPSGPLDTSSYTPSAEFFDLVAAEHTATASAPAIVALLADADLSTGPVVDIGAGTGLVTEAVARARPDAEILACEPAVGMRAVLTSRVFSDPDLRSRVTVTADAAPDLDLPDQVSVVLLCGVLGHLDADGRARLWRRLSRRLAPGGLVVVELMQFEEPLTLPETRLATATAGRHRYEWSFGGAPDETEDGVMHLHSTWRVFRDGATEAEREVLDSYRWAPFGLKDVVAESGMTARALLTRPGAPPLAVLTRAPDASNEPFLPNTRTAPEGPDQPNARTAPDNPDTPRTATPLVSSSTDG, translated from the coding sequence GTGAGCACTCCGACGCCTTTCCGGGTGCTGGTCTGCGGCACCAACTTCGGCCGTTTCTACGCCGAGGCGGCACGCCGGCGCCCCGAATACGCCCTGGCCGGCATCCTCAGCCGGGGTTCGGCCGCGTCCCGGGCGTACGCCCGGAGTCTTGGCGTCCCTTACTACACGGACCCCGACGACCTCCCGGCCGACATCGACGCCGCCTGTGTGGCGGTGAGTTCCTCCATATCGGGCGGCCAGGGCACCGAGCTGGCCAAGGCGCTCATGGACCGGGGCATCCATGTCCTCCAGGAACACCCCGTCCATCTCGCCGAGTTGACGGACAACCTCAAACACGCACGCCGCCGGGGTGTGCAGTACCGCCTCAACACCCACTACCCGCACGTCGCTCCGGTCCGCGGCTTCATCGAGGCGGCCCGCGGGCTCGTCGCACAACAGCGACCGCTCTTCGTGGACGCTGCCACCCCGGTTCACCTGATGCACCCCCTGGTGGACATCCTCGGGCAGGCGATGGGCACCCTGCGGCCCTGGCGGTTCGCGGACCCGGCACCGCTGCCCGCCGAGATCGGGCCGCAGCCGTTCCGCTCCCTGCACGGCGTGTTCGCCGGCGTACCGCTCACCCTGCGGGTGCACCACCAGCTCGACCCGTCCGACCGGGACAACCACGCCCTCCACTGGCACCGGATCTCCCTCGGCACGGAAGGCGGAGTCCTCACCCTGGCCGACACCCACGGGCCGGTCCTGTGGAGTTCCCGTCTGCACATCGGACGCGACGCCGACCGGCGCTTCGTCCTGGACGGACCGGGCACCGGCGGCCTGGGGCTCGGCACCACGGCCGTCGTCGGAAACACGGGAACCTTCCGTACGGTCTTCTCCGACCTGTGGCCAGAGGCGATCGGCAGTGCACTCGACGGGCTCCGCGAGGCCGTCGAACAGGGGGGTGACGCCCTGCGCTCGGGACAGTACGAGCTGGCCGTGTGCCGCATCTGGGCCGACCTCGCGGCACGGCTCGGACCGCCCGAGATCGTCCGACCGGTCACCCCGCGGCCGCTGGCGGTCAGCGATGTCTTCCCTGTTCCGGAGCAGACCCGCACCGGCACGAACCGCGCCCGTGCCGACCGGACCCCGGCCGGTGCGCGTCCCGGCACCGGACACCCCGGTTCGGACGCGCGCCCAGGCGGCCGTCCCGGACCGGTCCGGTGCCGTACGGGCACGGCCTCAGCCATGCCGGGCCTTGTGGACACCGCGCGCGAACCAGCCCCGTCCGGCCCCCTGGACACCTCGTCCTACACCCCGTCGGCGGAGTTCTTCGACCTCGTCGCCGCCGAGCACACCGCTACCGCGAGCGCGCCCGCGATCGTCGCGCTCCTCGCCGACGCCGACCTGAGCACCGGACCGGTCGTCGACATCGGCGCCGGCACCGGCCTGGTGACCGAGGCCGTCGCCCGGGCCCGGCCGGACGCCGAGATCCTCGCCTGCGAGCCGGCGGTCGGCATGCGCGCCGTGCTCACCAGCCGGGTCTTCAGCGACCCGGACCTGCGCTCCCGGGTCACCGTCACCGCGGACGCCGCTCCCGATCTGGACCTTCCGGACCAGGTCAGCGTCGTCCTGCTCTGCGGAGTTCTCGGCCATCTCGACGCCGACGGTCGTGCCCGGCTGTGGCGGCGGCTGTCCCGGCGGCTGGCCCCCGGCGGGCTCGTGGTCGTCGAACTCATGCAGTTCGAGGAGCCGTTGACCCTCCCCGAGACCAGGCTCGCCACCGCCACCGCCGGGCGGCACCGCTACGAGTGGTCGTTCGGCGGAGCACCGGACGAGACGGAGGACGGCGTGATGCACCTGCACTCCACCTGGCGCGTCTTCCGGGACGGCGCCACGGAGGCGGAGCGCGAGGTGCTCGACTCCTACCGCTGGGCGCCCTTCGGCCTGAAGGACGTGGTGGCCGAATCCGGCATGACCGCACGCGCCCTGCTAACCCGCCCCGGAGCACCCCCGCTGGCCGTACTCACCCGGGCACCGGACGCGTCGAATGAACCGTTCCTGCCGAATACGCGGACCGCACCGGAGGGGCCTGACCAACCGAACGCGCGGACCGCACCCGACAACCCGGACACCCCGCGCACCGCCACCCCCCTCGTCTCTTCCTCCACCGACGGCTGA
- a CDS encoding thioesterase II family protein, which yields MTASFSPNASARAARADSPWIRPWGAGSASRLTLICLPHAGGSAGFYRPWAALMPPEVELIGIQYPGREDRFDDPECAGMGELVSAVADAVLPLLDRPYALFGHSMGSAVAWELAHELDRRGAPGPRRLFASGRAAPGTAVTGQLHRQDDDVLCAELGRLGGTSREVLDDPGLRSLILTAVRHDYRIIETHRPAHRPPLACPIHVLTGSADPELGEERCRDRAGGWADLTTARTEVRVFPGDHFYLTPRRREVVATVLRRVDPSLTTGGRRTWPSTP from the coding sequence GTGACCGCATCCTTTTCGCCGAACGCCTCCGCCCGCGCCGCGCGCGCCGACAGCCCGTGGATCAGGCCGTGGGGCGCGGGGTCCGCGTCCAGGCTCACGCTGATCTGCCTGCCGCACGCCGGCGGCAGCGCGGGCTTCTACCGGCCCTGGGCGGCGCTGATGCCCCCCGAGGTCGAACTTATCGGCATCCAGTACCCAGGTCGCGAGGACCGTTTCGACGACCCGGAGTGCGCGGGCATGGGCGAGCTGGTGTCCGCGGTGGCGGATGCCGTCCTGCCGCTGCTCGACCGGCCGTACGCCCTCTTCGGGCACAGCATGGGCTCCGCCGTGGCCTGGGAACTGGCCCATGAGCTGGACCGCCGTGGTGCCCCTGGCCCGCGCCGGCTCTTCGCGTCGGGCCGGGCCGCCCCCGGCACGGCGGTGACCGGGCAACTGCACCGCCAGGACGACGACGTACTGTGCGCGGAACTGGGCCGGCTGGGCGGCACCAGCCGTGAGGTCCTCGACGATCCCGGGCTGCGCTCCCTGATCCTGACGGCCGTGCGCCACGACTACCGGATCATCGAGACCCACCGGCCGGCGCACCGGCCGCCGCTGGCCTGCCCGATCCATGTGCTGACCGGCAGCGCGGACCCGGAACTCGGCGAGGAACGCTGCCGTGACCGGGCCGGCGGCTGGGCGGACCTCACCACCGCCCGTACCGAGGTACGCGTCTTCCCCGGTGACCACTTCTATCTCACCCCGCGACGCCGTGAGGTGGTCGCCACCGTCCTGCGGAGGGTGGATCCCTCGCTGACCACGGGCGGCCGGCGCACCTGGCCGAGCACCCCGTGA
- a CDS encoding cytochrome P450 has product MTTPASLTASDTPDEPTTGAASDPAAPPRDFPIQRGCPFAAPAEYAAMRVDDPVARVTLPTKREAWVVTRYDDVRELLSDPRVSADIRRPNFPALGEGEQEAGARFRPFIRTDAPEHTRYRRMLLPVFTVRRVRAMQPAVQARVDEILDGMLAVGGPADFVSAYANAVSTSVICELLGIPRKNLEFFRDVTRISGSRNSTAEQVSEALGGLFGLLAELIAERREEPRDDLISKLVTEHLITDNVTMDQLLSTLGITINAGRETTTSMIALSTLLLLDQPELMEELRRDASLMPAAVDELLRVLSVADSIPLRVAAEEIELSGRTVPADDGVIALLAGANHDPEQFDDPERVDFHRTDNHHVAFGYGVHQCIGQHLARLEVEVALETLIRRVPTLRLAGDRDQVAFKHDSATFGLEELMVTW; this is encoded by the coding sequence ATGACAACCCCCGCATCCCTGACGGCGTCCGACACCCCCGACGAGCCCACCACCGGTGCCGCGTCGGACCCCGCCGCCCCGCCCCGCGACTTCCCGATCCAGCGCGGCTGCCCCTTCGCCGCACCCGCGGAGTACGCCGCGATGCGCGTCGACGACCCGGTCGCCCGCGTCACCCTGCCGACCAAGCGGGAAGCCTGGGTGGTGACCCGCTACGACGACGTACGCGAACTGCTCTCCGACCCGCGCGTCAGCGCCGACATCCGCCGCCCCAACTTCCCGGCCCTCGGCGAGGGGGAGCAGGAGGCTGGGGCCAGGTTCCGGCCCTTCATCCGCACCGACGCCCCCGAGCACACCCGGTACCGGCGGATGCTCCTGCCGGTGTTCACAGTGCGCCGGGTCCGCGCGATGCAGCCCGCCGTGCAGGCACGCGTGGACGAGATCCTGGACGGCATGCTGGCCGTCGGCGGCCCGGCGGACTTCGTCTCCGCGTACGCCAACGCAGTCTCCACCTCGGTGATCTGCGAACTGCTCGGCATCCCCCGGAAGAATCTGGAGTTCTTCCGGGACGTCACCCGGATCTCCGGCTCCCGGAACAGCACAGCCGAACAGGTGTCCGAGGCCCTCGGCGGCCTCTTCGGCCTGCTCGCCGAGCTGATCGCCGAGCGGCGGGAGGAACCCCGCGACGACCTGATCTCCAAGCTCGTCACCGAGCACCTGATCACCGACAACGTGACGATGGACCAGCTGCTGTCCACCCTCGGCATCACGATCAACGCCGGCCGCGAGACCACCACCAGCATGATCGCCCTGAGCACCCTGCTCCTCCTGGACCAGCCGGAGCTGATGGAGGAACTGCGCCGCGACGCCTCCCTGATGCCCGCCGCCGTCGACGAACTCCTGCGTGTCCTGTCCGTCGCCGACTCCATTCCGCTGCGCGTCGCGGCCGAGGAAATCGAGCTGTCCGGCCGGACCGTCCCCGCCGACGACGGTGTCATCGCCCTCCTCGCCGGGGCCAACCACGACCCCGAGCAGTTCGACGACCCGGAGCGGGTCGACTTCCACCGCACGGACAACCACCACGTCGCGTTCGGCTACGGCGTGCACCAGTGCATCGGGCAGCACCTGGCGCGGCTGGAGGTGGAGGTCGCCCTGGAGACGCTCATCCGTCGCGTACCCACGCTGCGCCTCGCGGGGGACCGGGACCAGGTCGCGTTCAAGCACGACTCGGCCACCTTCGGCCTCGAAGAACTGATGGTGACCTGGTGA